From the genome of Planktothrix sp. FACHB-1365, one region includes:
- a CDS encoding CheR family methyltransferase translates to MEPALIELFIQLIATQTGLSIRVQDYAGLAQKIKARVKALKLPNPQAYFNLLSADTVTSQQEWKQLIPLITTIESYFFRDQGQINLLRGVILPDLIASRQKTKTLTFWSAGCSTGEEPYTLSILLQQLLPDWTNWTINILGTDVNEEALQKARQGLYTSWSFRMVDPEIRNQYFSRQGQDWKINSKIQCSVQFFKLNLVKDLYCYPNYTAIQDVDLIVCRNVFVYFEKKYINQVVSKFHHVLKPGGYLITGHAELNHQDCLELFQSKIYPESMVYQKMIGLIEESVLSQKTGLTSNNQGEHLLSSSGQHQDSHLKIQPARSLGHLSETVKLPKRTLEEAKQYFQNKQYKIAIQKAEQFLQSSNPYLKSWELGNKNSEGGIRGQEDRIGTRNLKPEIQFDAYYLLAQASANLGQYEQAIFYCKKALEIDSLSIFPYYLLLRIAQEQEDLAGAKLLSKRIIYLLPSSVPAYLELASIYEQEADYTRAVKMYSTALALLKSLPPSMGIEHLEGVTAQDLIAFLEKKRLVVDC, encoded by the coding sequence TTAAAGTTACCGAATCCCCAAGCTTACTTTAATTTATTAAGTGCCGATACGGTAACGAGCCAACAGGAATGGAAACAATTAATTCCTTTAATTACAACGATTGAAAGTTATTTTTTTCGAGATCAAGGTCAAATTAATTTATTACGCGGGGTAATTTTACCCGATTTAATAGCGTCTCGACAAAAAACAAAAACCTTAACCTTTTGGAGTGCAGGTTGTTCGACCGGAGAAGAACCTTATACCCTTTCAATTTTACTGCAACAGTTACTCCCCGATTGGACTAACTGGACTATTAATATTCTGGGAACGGATGTTAATGAAGAAGCATTGCAAAAAGCCAGACAAGGCTTGTATACGTCTTGGTCTTTTCGCATGGTTGACCCAGAAATTAGAAATCAATACTTTTCGCGACAAGGACAAGATTGGAAAATCAACTCAAAAATCCAGTGTTCTGTACAATTTTTTAAGTTAAATTTAGTTAAAGACCTCTATTGCTATCCTAATTATACTGCAATTCAAGACGTTGATTTAATTGTTTGCCGGAATGTTTTTGTTTATTTTGAAAAAAAATATATTAATCAAGTCGTTTCTAAGTTTCATCACGTTTTGAAACCCGGAGGTTATTTAATAACAGGTCATGCTGAATTGAATCATCAAGATTGTCTTGAATTATTTCAATCCAAAATTTACCCTGAATCGATGGTTTATCAAAAAATGATTGGTTTAATAGAAGAATCTGTGTTAAGTCAAAAAACAGGATTGACTTCTAATAATCAGGGTGAACATTTATTATCTTCATCTGGGCAACATCAAGATTCACATCTGAAAATCCAGCCAGCGAGATCCCTGGGTCATCTATCCGAAACAGTGAAGTTACCTAAACGAACCTTAGAAGAGGCAAAACAATATTTTCAAAATAAACAGTATAAAATTGCCATTCAAAAAGCTGAACAATTTCTTCAAAGTAGTAACCCTTATTTGAAAAGTTGGGAACTCGGAAACAAAAACTCAGAAGGAGGTATTAGAGGGCAAGAAGATAGAATAGGAACTCGAAATCTGAAACCAGAAATTCAATTTGATGCTTATTATTTATTAGCACAAGCATCCGCTAATCTAGGTCAATATGAACAAGCAATATTCTATTGTAAAAAAGCATTAGAAATAGACTCTTTATCAATTTTTCCCTATTATTTACTTCTGCGTATTGCTCAAGAACAGGAAGATTTAGCCGGAGCAAAATTATTGTCTAAACGAATTATTTATTTGCTTCCCTCGTCTGTTCCCGCCTATTTGGAACTTGCATCTATTTATGAGCAAGAAGCAGATTACACAAGAGCCGTTAAAATGTATAGTACCGCTTTAGCTCTACTCAAATCCTTACCTCCAAGTATGGGAATTGAACATTTAGAAGGGGTAACGGCTCAAGATTTAATTGCGTTTTTAGAAAAGAAACGTTTAGTTGTTGACTGTTAA
- a CDS encoding chemotaxis protein CheW — MDSHAYLIFAIKLMRYAIAASAVQEIFFLPELTPLPSAPADLVGLINLRGELIPIIDLTIRLGYPPSNYAVSDSVIILKFNDIRIGIIVNQVYEVQMITTDAIKTELAYNLQHNFNSTHNSYYLQGIAQVDEYLVMVLNPETLIQYMNQFLRDINLEQGGVNFEENQQQQLAEFSTKNHFKTQQNFVFCPDATSEERAIFQERAKNLRRSLDNQDFTGLVPLAVIGLNGEYFGVNLEIIREFTDIHHVTPIPCTPLHIVGNMNLRGEILTLVDIQGLVNLPLGTSQILSKAMIVKINDIVAGIVVEGIFDVMYLKESEIKTIPTAVHLKQDEYLQGTAFYRDKMMSILNIPKIMIQGELVVEQEV, encoded by the coding sequence ATGGATAGTCATGCTTATCTTATTTTTGCAATTAAGTTAATGCGTTATGCAATCGCAGCTTCTGCGGTTCAAGAAATTTTTTTCCTCCCAGAATTAACTCCACTTCCCTCGGCTCCGGCTGATTTAGTCGGTTTAATTAATTTACGCGGGGAATTAATTCCTATTATTGATCTCACGATTCGATTAGGGTATCCTCCATCAAATTATGCTGTGTCGGATAGCGTTATAATCTTAAAATTTAATGACATTAGAATCGGAATTATTGTGAATCAAGTTTATGAAGTTCAGATGATTACGACTGATGCCATTAAAACTGAACTGGCTTATAATCTGCAACATAACTTTAATTCTACTCATAATTCTTATTATCTTCAAGGAATTGCTCAAGTAGATGAATATTTAGTCATGGTCTTGAATCCCGAAACCCTGATTCAATACATGAACCAATTCTTAAGAGATATTAATTTAGAACAAGGAGGAGTTAATTTTGAAGAAAATCAACAGCAACAACTCGCAGAATTTTCAACTAAAAACCATTTCAAAACTCAACAAAATTTTGTTTTTTGCCCCGATGCAACTTCAGAAGAACGGGCTATTTTTCAAGAACGAGCTAAAAATTTAAGACGTTCCCTAGATAACCAAGATTTTACGGGGTTAGTTCCTTTAGCAGTCATTGGTTTAAATGGAGAATACTTTGGTGTCAATTTAGAAATTATTCGAGAGTTTACAGATATTCATCATGTTACACCCATTCCTTGTACACCGCTTCATATCGTGGGAAATATGAATTTACGAGGAGAAATCTTAACCTTAGTTGATATTCAAGGATTGGTTAATTTACCGTTAGGAACATCTCAGATTTTATCGAAAGCAATGATTGTTAAAATTAATGATATTGTTGCTGGAATTGTGGTAGAAGGGATTTTTGATGTGATGTACTTAAAAGAGTCCGAAATAAAAACGATTCCTACGGCTGTCCATTTAAAACAAGATGAATATTTACAAGGAACAGCATTTTATCGGGATAAAATGATGAGTATCCTGAATATTCCTAAAATCATGATTCAAGGAGAATTAGTTGTGGAGCAAGAAGTTTAA